From Chlamydiifrater volucris, one genomic window encodes:
- the kdsA gene encoding 3-deoxy-8-phosphooctulonate synthase translates to MTYLFEDLCDSNKLSIISGPCVMESAEHVLECAAFLASLFQNYPQVNFIFKSSYDKANRSSVQSFRGMGLEAGLEIMAEVKRLYHLPVLTDVHSPEEAEKAAEICDVIQIPAFLCRQTDILLAAGRSNVIVNIKKGQFLSPWDIEGPIEKILSTGNNKIILTERGCSFGYNNLVSDMRSIAVMKTTGFPVIFDGTHSVQLPGALKSSSGGQTEFVPTLTKAALAAGANGLFIESHPTPETAKSDAASMLSFSQLAELLPVWEQLFDCISSLSEPVKL, encoded by the coding sequence ATGACGTATTTATTTGAAGATTTATGTGATTCCAACAAACTATCTATAATTAGCGGCCCTTGTGTGATGGAAAGCGCAGAACATGTCCTAGAATGTGCAGCATTTCTAGCAAGCTTGTTTCAAAACTACCCACAGGTAAATTTTATCTTCAAATCAAGTTACGATAAAGCTAACAGATCTTCTGTACAGTCCTTTAGAGGTATGGGATTGGAAGCCGGGCTAGAAATTATGGCAGAAGTAAAAAGACTTTACCATTTACCCGTCTTGACAGATGTACATTCCCCTGAAGAAGCGGAAAAAGCTGCTGAAATCTGCGATGTTATCCAAATCCCTGCCTTCCTTTGCCGGCAAACGGATATTCTTCTGGCGGCAGGGAGAAGTAACGTCATCGTTAACATAAAAAAAGGTCAGTTTTTATCCCCTTGGGATATTGAGGGTCCTATAGAAAAAATTCTCTCCACAGGCAATAACAAAATTATACTTACGGAAAGGGGTTGTTCATTCGGCTATAACAATCTAGTTTCAGATATGCGCTCGATAGCAGTTATGAAAACAACAGGCTTTCCAGTAATATTTGATGGTACCCACTCCGTACAACTTCCAGGGGCTCTAAAAAGTTCTAGCGGGGGACAGACAGAATTCGTTCCTACACTAACAAAAGCTGCTCTCGCAGCTGGTGCTAATGGTTTGTTTATTGAATCTCATCCAACACCGGAAACAGCTAAAAGTGATGCGGCTTCCATGCTTTCTTTTTCTCAGTTGGCTGAACTTTTACCTGTCTGGGAGCAACTTTTTGATTGCATATCTTCTCTGTCTGAGCCAGTAAAACTATGA
- a CDS encoding RluA family pseudouridine synthase encodes MKKSKTLSFVCGKTPPSSHLANEAADLDEELLSEANFQSDINIIFPLRLDKFLSSIHPEYSRTFYQECITKGRVFVNDQQETKPRRQLFLNDRVVIFIPEENPLDLLPEKIPLDIVYEDDLIIIINKPRGLVVHPAPGHYSGTVVNGLLHILGERLREEFSEEHLRPGIVHRLDKDTSGLLITAKTKQAKMLYSKMFKEKTIQKTYLAICVGTPSEQVIHTQIARHPSRRQEMTVVSSGGKEAVTHCKPIASHNNLSLVRLSPKTGRTHQLRVHLKYIRAPILGDPVYGNISKNLSEGFQQQLLHAHSLTFICPLTSSPITLFAPLPEDMSMLIKKQFSSVKL; translated from the coding sequence ATGAAAAAAAGTAAAACTTTATCTTTTGTTTGTGGCAAAACTCCTCCCTCTTCTCATCTTGCTAATGAAGCAGCAGATCTCGATGAGGAGCTTCTTTCTGAAGCTAATTTTCAATCAGATATAAACATTATTTTTCCTCTAAGGTTAGACAAATTTCTCTCATCAATACATCCCGAATACTCCAGGACTTTTTATCAAGAATGCATTACAAAAGGACGAGTCTTTGTTAATGACCAACAAGAAACGAAACCCAGAAGACAACTTTTCCTTAACGACAGGGTGGTTATTTTCATCCCAGAAGAAAATCCGCTAGATCTTCTTCCTGAAAAGATCCCTCTAGATATTGTTTATGAAGATGATCTTATTATCATTATCAACAAACCCAGAGGGTTAGTCGTACACCCCGCTCCAGGCCACTACTCAGGGACCGTTGTTAATGGGTTGCTACATATACTGGGGGAGAGACTACGAGAAGAATTTTCCGAAGAACATTTACGACCAGGGATTGTTCACCGTTTGGATAAAGACACTTCAGGGTTGCTCATCACAGCTAAAACCAAACAAGCGAAAATGTTGTACAGCAAAATGTTCAAGGAAAAAACTATACAAAAAACATACCTAGCCATTTGCGTCGGAACTCCAAGCGAGCAAGTTATTCACACTCAAATAGCTAGGCATCCATCAAGGCGACAAGAAATGACTGTAGTGTCCTCCGGAGGGAAAGAAGCTGTTACTCATTGTAAACCTATAGCATCCCACAACAATTTAAGTTTAGTACGACTATCTCCAAAGACAGGTCGTACTCATCAACTACGAGTACATCTCAAATACATACGAGCTCCAATCTTAGGAGATCCTGTCTATGGGAATATTTCTAAAAATCTTAGCGAAGGATTCCAACAACAACTCCTTCATGCTCACTCTCTTACCTTTATTTGCCCCCTTACTTCCTCTCCAATAACTTTATTTGCGCCCCTTCCCGAAGACATGTCTATGTTAATAAAGAAACAATTTTCTTCCGTTAAACTTTAG
- a CDS encoding CT620/CT621 family type III secretion system effector, translating into MIDKSVFVNPKKEIAIAFQKNTINKQSFLSDTIKFESILQEKHFLNKLTHIFGDLDGSQEVSTQEANKEEKEFPLSVSNIAAPLAKKRFCVPYCSNAKPSSLKPLQEGRYPVKVPRVLSDEQANKIVDDNQQCLTRSFLDGLVQVLQKCVAKRQDSEELFSKLLETATGLKNKKVGYTIEDMITTRNLSWEIVNAIGRSNLNEANKVSLMSELSLQYENITLLEESYARSRVRELLSLLSEIKKRLNDEDSGLFTFLERKIFSLDNQVETYSSEDLDNVLLYTLEFSEAVNCSTLSRGDKIDYNRKIMTVYNEQVESLETYQKVVEASIAAREHQLEIFRQVSNQTAAFFGLFAPINLTNSISDFTASSASAALQALFAIDSLFAYLSENQKSLVNNAFDEAFSLRYNTTDPRSGVKIVSGGGAAGGGLEGADFPWYMAIVWTYFLASNATAKNPSISLTEVNTAVRNGAEVFSGAEFNMFRVIKDAVIKVSSGTNGRASSGVVGNGIAILPNGDQYTVYSQKTDSSAVTINFALMNINGIFLNNWSGLFKAQKNHIAQHYFRFKGLSHTALTEEEDKLNISRGNLKELSSLEKNVYASGLVAKTGELRALALPSAVATVLIDHYMPREVDFLNDSYSQLYYSNFASTVGNAILEAIAGFVNSATYFNFASYVGQKPAVGTKDNNVYPGNFESAERKLSEERLQATLFLQKTEAGLEEIKRQLVIIDNDDKISLSQRTQLIDMLVGYATGLQGIANNLVTVSNFLSQITVSKTEDTELPGTFKVSGPDPQWQNNLESMEDAVVSGFSGQTIPNGMFSLHALIQSDQQSFADMGQNHQLNLQMHLTGMQQEWTVITTSLQILNQVYLGLVRSLLG; encoded by the coding sequence ATGATTGATAAATCAGTTTTCGTTAATCCTAAAAAAGAAATAGCCATTGCTTTTCAAAAAAACACAATCAACAAACAGTCTTTTTTAAGCGACACCATAAAATTTGAATCCATTTTGCAAGAAAAGCATTTTCTTAACAAATTGACTCACATTTTTGGTGATTTGGATGGAAGTCAAGAAGTCTCTACTCAAGAAGCAAATAAGGAGGAAAAGGAATTTCCTCTGTCTGTTTCCAATATCGCTGCTCCTTTAGCAAAGAAGAGGTTTTGTGTTCCGTATTGTTCTAACGCAAAACCATCGTCTCTTAAGCCTCTCCAGGAAGGTCGGTATCCGGTAAAAGTTCCTCGAGTTCTTTCTGATGAGCAAGCGAACAAGATAGTGGATGATAACCAACAATGTTTGACCAGGTCTTTCCTAGATGGACTGGTTCAAGTTTTACAAAAATGCGTTGCAAAAAGACAGGACAGTGAAGAACTTTTTTCTAAATTGCTTGAGACAGCAACTGGGTTAAAAAACAAAAAAGTTGGCTATACTATTGAAGACATGATTACGACGAGAAACCTTTCTTGGGAAATAGTGAATGCTATAGGTCGATCAAATCTGAATGAAGCTAACAAGGTTTCCTTAATGTCGGAGTTGTCACTACAGTACGAGAACATAACCTTACTGGAGGAATCATATGCGCGATCTAGAGTGAGGGAATTGTTGAGTCTTTTATCAGAGATAAAGAAGCGCCTAAATGATGAGGATTCTGGTCTATTTACTTTTCTTGAGAGGAAGATTTTCTCACTGGACAACCAGGTAGAAACCTATTCTTCTGAAGATTTGGACAATGTTTTGCTATATACTCTTGAGTTTTCTGAAGCTGTCAATTGTTCCACGCTTTCTCGAGGAGACAAAATAGATTATAACAGAAAGATTATGACGGTATACAACGAACAGGTGGAGTCTTTAGAAACTTATCAAAAAGTTGTTGAAGCCAGTATAGCTGCCAGAGAGCATCAGTTAGAAATTTTTCGACAGGTATCGAATCAGACAGCAGCCTTTTTTGGCTTGTTTGCCCCCATTAACCTAACTAATAGTATATCAGACTTCACCGCCAGTAGTGCTTCTGCAGCTTTACAAGCATTATTTGCCATAGATTCTCTGTTTGCGTACCTAAGTGAAAATCAAAAAAGTTTAGTAAATAACGCGTTCGATGAAGCCTTTTCTTTACGGTATAACACAACAGATCCTAGATCTGGCGTAAAAATTGTTTCCGGAGGCGGTGCTGCGGGGGGAGGTTTAGAAGGGGCTGATTTCCCGTGGTATATGGCGATAGTTTGGACTTATTTTTTGGCATCTAATGCCACAGCTAAAAATCCTTCTATATCATTAACGGAAGTCAATACAGCCGTAAGAAATGGGGCAGAAGTGTTTTCTGGAGCCGAGTTTAATATGTTTAGAGTCATTAAGGACGCAGTAATAAAAGTAAGTTCAGGAACGAATGGAAGAGCTTCATCGGGGGTGGTAGGAAATGGTATAGCAATCCTGCCTAATGGCGACCAATACACAGTCTACTCCCAAAAAACAGATAGTTCCGCGGTCACAATTAATTTTGCTTTAATGAATATCAATGGAATTTTCTTAAATAATTGGAGCGGACTTTTTAAGGCTCAGAAAAATCACATAGCTCAACATTACTTTCGATTTAAGGGGTTGTCGCATACTGCCCTTACTGAAGAAGAGGACAAATTAAATATATCCAGAGGGAATCTGAAAGAGTTATCTTCTTTAGAAAAGAATGTTTACGCAAGCGGCTTGGTTGCTAAAACAGGGGAGTTACGGGCTCTAGCTCTGCCTTCTGCTGTTGCGACGGTATTGATAGATCATTATATGCCAAGAGAGGTAGATTTTTTAAATGATTCCTATTCGCAGTTATATTACAGCAATTTTGCGTCCACCGTGGGCAATGCTATCTTAGAAGCAATAGCTGGTTTTGTGAATTCTGCAACGTATTTTAATTTTGCTAGTTATGTTGGGCAAAAGCCTGCCGTGGGGACAAAGGACAATAATGTTTATCCAGGAAACTTTGAAAGTGCAGAGAGGAAATTAAGTGAGGAGCGCCTTCAAGCTACGCTATTTTTGCAAAAGACAGAAGCAGGCTTAGAAGAAATAAAAAGGCAATTGGTTATAATAGACAATGACGATAAAATTTCTCTCTCCCAACGAACACAACTCATAGATATGTTGGTGGGATATGCCACTGGGTTACAAGGAATTGCTAATAATCTAGTGACAGTATCTAATTTTTTAAGTCAGATAACAGTTTCTAAAACGGAGGATACAGAATTACCAGGGACCTTTAAAGTTTCCGGTCCTGATCCTCAGTGGCAAAATAATTTGGAAAGCATGGAAGATGCTGTTGTGTCAGGTTTTTCTGGGCAGACGATTCCCAATGGGATGTTTTCCTTACATGCGTTAATTCAATCTGATCAACAGTCTTTTGCTGATATGGGGCAAAATCACCAATTGAACTTACAAATGCATTTAACAGGTATGCAGCAAGAGTGGACAGTGATAACAACTTCTCTACAGATTTTGAATCAAGTATATTTGGGTCTTGTCCGTAGTTTGCTAGGATAG
- a CDS encoding DNA gyrase subunit A has protein sequence MQNVSELFKTHFLHYASYVILERAIPHVLDGLKPVQRRLLWTLFRMDDNKMHKVANIAGRTMALHPHGDAPIVEALVVLANKGYLIDTQGNFGNPLTGDPHAAARYIEARLSSLAKETLFNTDLMTFHPSYDGRESEPDVLPAKIPLLLLHGVDGIAVGMTTKIFPHNFTELLQSQIRYLEGKNFQFYPDFPSGGVMDVSNYQDGKGSIVVRASIEIVNNKTLTIKELCPYTTTESLIRSIELAAKRGLLKIDSIQDFSTEKPEIEIKLPKGCYAEEILPKLFKHTECEITLFPQTTVIHKNKPIEPTLSEVLRLHTDTLLGLLQKELEIRKAELQQTRLRKTVEYLFIKHKLYDTIRTSDTSSLLEEKVLQALQPFLKELPSSPTREDASYLISIPIRKILSFNEENTKSSLESIDKEIILVNEQLTDMCKVTIKYLRKLITKYKTLGERKTKIASFATKAHCEEKMLF, from the coding sequence ATGCAGAATGTTTCTGAACTATTTAAAACTCACTTCCTCCACTATGCCTCGTACGTCATTCTTGAACGAGCTATTCCCCACGTCCTAGATGGGTTAAAACCTGTACAAAGACGCCTATTATGGACTCTCTTTCGCATGGACGACAATAAAATGCATAAAGTTGCTAACATAGCAGGACGCACTATGGCCTTGCACCCTCACGGAGATGCCCCTATCGTTGAGGCTCTCGTCGTTCTAGCAAATAAGGGATACCTCATAGATACTCAAGGAAACTTTGGGAATCCTTTGACAGGTGATCCTCACGCTGCAGCTCGTTACATAGAGGCTCGCCTTTCTTCTTTGGCAAAAGAGACTCTTTTTAACACCGATTTGATGACTTTCCATCCCTCTTATGATGGAAGAGAATCTGAACCAGATGTATTGCCGGCAAAAATTCCTCTACTTCTACTACATGGTGTCGATGGTATTGCTGTAGGCATGACAACAAAAATTTTTCCCCATAATTTCACTGAATTACTACAGTCACAAATACGCTATCTAGAAGGAAAAAATTTCCAGTTTTATCCAGATTTCCCTTCAGGAGGAGTTATGGATGTCTCAAACTATCAGGATGGAAAAGGTTCTATCGTCGTACGAGCTTCCATAGAAATCGTTAACAACAAAACCTTGACTATAAAAGAACTATGCCCCTACACCACTACAGAATCTCTTATCCGATCTATTGAGCTGGCGGCAAAAAGAGGCCTCCTTAAAATCGATAGCATTCAAGATTTTTCTACGGAAAAACCGGAAATAGAAATCAAACTTCCCAAAGGTTGCTATGCTGAAGAAATCCTTCCTAAATTATTTAAACATACTGAGTGCGAAATAACATTATTCCCTCAAACAACTGTTATCCACAAAAACAAACCCATAGAGCCCACTTTATCGGAAGTATTACGGCTGCATACAGATACTTTACTTGGTCTATTGCAAAAAGAATTAGAAATTCGAAAAGCAGAGTTACAACAAACTCGTCTAAGAAAAACTGTAGAATACCTTTTCATCAAACACAAACTTTATGACACCATTAGAACTTCTGATACTTCTTCCCTACTGGAAGAAAAAGTTTTACAGGCTTTGCAACCCTTCTTAAAAGAGTTGCCTTCATCTCCAACAAGGGAAGATGCTTCCTACCTCATCTCTATTCCCATAAGGAAAATTCTTTCTTTCAATGAAGAAAACACCAAAAGTAGTTTAGAATCAATAGACAAGGAAATAATTCTAGTTAACGAACAACTAACCGATATGTGTAAAGTAACTATCAAATATTTGAGGAAATTGATAACCAAATACAAAACTCTGGGAGAAAGAAAAACTAAAATAGCGTCCTTTGCCACAAAAGCTCATTGCGAAGAAAAAATGTTGTTTTAA
- the lptB gene encoding LPS export ABC transporter ATP-binding protein, with protein sequence MPVLSVHNLVKKYNKKPVTNDVSFHVNPGEIVGLLGPNGAGKTTAFYLTVGLIRPDSGSILFKNTNVTKKTMDYRARLGIGYLAQEPTVFKEMTVRENLTCILQIIYKASKEQSHLLDTLVDDLQLSSCLHKKAGTLSGGERRRLEIACVLALNPSVLLLDEPFANVDPLVIQNVKYLITLLSRRGIGILVTDHNAKELLSIADRCYLIIDGKIFFEGSSSQMIANPLVRQHYLGDAFSY encoded by the coding sequence ATGCCCGTTTTATCAGTCCACAATCTAGTAAAAAAGTATAATAAGAAGCCCGTTACCAATGATGTTTCTTTCCATGTGAATCCAGGAGAAATTGTCGGGCTCTTAGGGCCAAATGGCGCAGGGAAAACAACAGCCTTTTACCTAACAGTGGGGCTCATTAGACCGGATTCAGGCTCCATTCTTTTCAAGAATACAAACGTCACAAAAAAAACGATGGATTACCGGGCTAGGTTGGGTATTGGGTACCTAGCTCAAGAGCCCACTGTATTCAAAGAAATGACAGTTAGAGAAAATCTCACCTGCATTTTGCAAATTATTTACAAGGCTAGTAAGGAACAATCTCACCTTCTAGATACTCTCGTAGATGATCTACAGTTAAGCTCTTGTTTACATAAAAAAGCTGGGACTTTGTCTGGGGGAGAAAGACGCCGATTAGAAATAGCTTGCGTCTTAGCCTTGAACCCTAGTGTTCTTCTTTTAGACGAGCCTTTCGCTAACGTAGACCCATTAGTTATTCAGAATGTCAAATACTTGATCACACTGCTATCAAGACGGGGTATCGGCATACTCGTTACAGATCATAACGCCAAAGAGCTATTGTCAATAGCAGATAGATGTTATCTAATCATTGATGGAAAAATTTTCTTCGAAGGCTCCTCCTCCCAAATGATTGCTAACCCACTTGTCAGACAACACTACTTAGGAGATGCTTTTTCCTACTGA
- a CDS encoding DUF1137 domain-containing protein: MTKFVSYGLICLGTLLLTIFITGVSVLCPDNLQRISSLPNEWHSPPPFLKIKKLGVKKQITTKSSGRFFCSIDRSCVELKVHDDFRCRETLSGLSGSFYPNDPLKMVKFHGKSGELTYKNYELTLHDCQFSLFESNDPTSLLKETTTGAMKTMTLSLLKMPK, translated from the coding sequence ATGACAAAGTTCGTATCCTATGGATTAATTTGTTTGGGGACGCTCTTGTTAACGATATTTATCACGGGTGTCTCGGTACTTTGCCCAGATAATTTACAAAGAATTTCCTCCTTACCAAACGAGTGGCACTCTCCTCCACCTTTTCTAAAAATTAAAAAATTAGGCGTAAAAAAACAAATTACCACAAAATCCTCCGGTCGTTTCTTCTGTAGTATTGATAGATCTTGTGTAGAACTAAAAGTACATGATGACTTTCGTTGCAGAGAGACTCTCTCTGGACTATCTGGAAGTTTTTATCCTAATGATCCATTAAAAATGGTAAAATTTCATGGAAAAAGTGGTGAGTTAACTTATAAAAACTATGAACTGACGTTACATGATTGCCAGTTCAGTCTCTTTGAATCCAATGACCCAACCTCCCTACTCAAAGAGACAACAACAGGGGCCATGAAAACGATGACTTTATCTCTACTGAAAATGCCTAAGTGA
- a CDS encoding CT620/CT621 family type III secretion system effector produces MINSDLISSNYKDFSFERITRKNVSKESYRINNLTSMEIISGKKIALTKILHLASDFSNQINKQDNFDRCFSHSLISEQYSPETIRLPEKFQKAFKLNYSLRSQNSCLPAIRSNRAENSQRLFFKDLVETLPQNEAREALEANKSVLEECTTKTTSEELLKKLQEITSLVDELQNKEEPYSQQDILNIWNLSLQTANTICRIGLPAVETLSFIEKLKTYNQENSLKKIFSRERLEKMIFILTEVRDTLSEEDFQLFDELFEQLSELQLAQDYSEEQIDTILNSSYELAHLVNSSRLSQNDKIKYNQHLGNLFEYQIELLKIFQKLGDYELALENQILSAFREAIHRVEILVSIFAPINLSSNLDTFAALEASSALQVLLSINSLFKDLKNEQKKIVNDGLDSLSNLSPYLGGVWAYFLASIATDANPEGTEEEIGEAICRELSKTTNFGVNLVGKAIETIKSIVLARGDLRFGSGDEAKHFIVYKLKSEDVKQSSALEMFFLKKTTNDPVEINFQFMNRGQGAFLGSFAEAAKDQRSQITEAYKRFVGLAGTSQEESAKALEETEQEHRTLKNLESSSYQENSQIRISELKSLALPSSIASVLIDHYMPKEVDFLEGLYKKLYYSNLGSSVGNDILNAIPGYINSGTFFNFASFVGQQPVVGIKDPNTFPGTKESAENRLKSEKEAAQKLLKQTRDGLEAISTQTKLVNEDSKISQEERAYLTGLLAGYETSLGTIASNLITISNFLDQISLSSPEGKPGTFQVTGPTDWRNNLKSLEEAVVSGLPSEGTRGGMFNVQALIQSDQQSFADMGQTYQLNLQMHLTSMQQEWTVVATSLQVLNQIYLGLARSLLR; encoded by the coding sequence ATGATAAATAGCGACCTAATCTCTTCTAATTACAAAGACTTTAGTTTTGAAAGAATTACAAGGAAGAATGTTTCTAAAGAATCTTATAGAATTAATAATCTGACTTCCATGGAAATTATTTCTGGGAAAAAGATTGCACTTACTAAAATTTTGCATTTAGCAAGTGATTTTTCTAATCAAATTAATAAACAAGATAATTTTGATCGTTGTTTTTCACATTCACTTATTTCAGAACAATATTCTCCTGAAACAATAAGATTGCCGGAAAAGTTTCAAAAAGCATTTAAATTAAATTATTCTTTAAGAAGTCAAAATTCTTGTTTGCCTGCTATTAGGAGTAATCGGGCAGAAAATTCTCAAAGGTTATTTTTCAAAGACTTAGTAGAAACACTTCCTCAAAACGAAGCGAGAGAAGCTCTAGAAGCAAACAAATCTGTCTTAGAGGAATGCACTACAAAAACCACTTCTGAAGAACTTTTAAAGAAATTGCAAGAAATAACTTCTCTAGTTGATGAACTTCAGAACAAAGAGGAACCCTACTCTCAACAGGACATCTTGAATATTTGGAACCTTTCTTTACAAACAGCCAACACCATTTGTCGAATAGGATTACCTGCAGTTGAAACCCTTTCGTTTATAGAAAAGTTAAAAACTTACAACCAAGAAAATTCTTTAAAAAAGATTTTCTCTCGAGAGCGATTGGAAAAAATGATATTCATTCTAACGGAAGTTAGAGATACGCTTTCTGAGGAAGATTTTCAACTTTTTGACGAACTCTTTGAACAACTGAGTGAACTGCAATTAGCGCAGGATTACTCAGAGGAGCAAATAGACACTATTTTGAATAGTTCTTATGAGTTGGCACATTTGGTAAACTCCTCAAGGTTATCACAAAATGATAAAATAAAATATAACCAACACCTAGGAAATCTTTTTGAGTATCAAATAGAGCTTTTAAAGATTTTTCAAAAACTGGGAGATTATGAACTAGCTCTTGAAAATCAGATATTAAGTGCGTTTCGAGAAGCTATTCATCGGGTAGAGATTCTAGTTAGTATTTTTGCTCCTATCAATTTAAGTAGCAACTTGGACACCTTTGCAGCTTTGGAGGCCTCTTCGGCTCTGCAAGTTTTACTGTCGATTAATTCTTTGTTTAAAGATTTAAAAAATGAGCAAAAAAAAATTGTTAATGATGGGTTGGATAGTTTAAGCAATTTGTCTCCTTATTTGGGAGGTGTTTGGGCGTATTTTTTAGCTTCGATAGCTACAGATGCCAATCCTGAAGGAACGGAAGAAGAAATAGGAGAGGCTATTTGTAGAGAGTTATCCAAAACAACTAATTTTGGGGTAAACTTGGTAGGAAAGGCTATAGAAACTATCAAATCTATAGTGCTTGCTAGAGGAGATTTAAGATTTGGAAGTGGTGATGAAGCGAAACATTTCATAGTCTACAAGCTTAAGTCGGAAGATGTTAAACAAAGTTCTGCATTGGAAATGTTTTTTTTAAAAAAAACGACTAATGATCCTGTAGAGATAAATTTTCAATTCATGAATAGGGGACAAGGAGCTTTCTTAGGTAGTTTTGCTGAAGCTGCTAAAGATCAGAGAAGTCAAATAACAGAAGCATACAAAAGGTTCGTAGGATTAGCTGGAACTTCTCAGGAAGAGAGTGCGAAAGCTCTCGAAGAGACAGAACAAGAACATCGGACATTGAAAAATTTAGAATCTTCTAGTTACCAAGAAAATTCTCAAATTAGAATTAGCGAACTTAAATCCTTGGCATTACCCTCCTCTATAGCCTCCGTTTTAATAGATCATTACATGCCCAAGGAGGTTGATTTTTTGGAAGGGTTGTATAAGAAGCTTTATTATAGCAATTTAGGATCTTCTGTTGGCAATGACATCTTGAACGCTATACCTGGATATATCAATTCAGGAACTTTTTTCAACTTTGCTAGCTTCGTCGGCCAACAGCCTGTCGTTGGAATTAAGGATCCTAATACTTTCCCAGGGACTAAAGAAAGTGCAGAAAATAGGCTGAAGTCGGAAAAAGAAGCTGCTCAGAAATTGTTGAAACAGACGCGGGATGGGTTAGAGGCCATAAGTACGCAAACTAAATTGGTTAATGAGGATTCTAAAATCTCTCAAGAGGAAAGAGCTTATTTAACCGGATTGTTAGCTGGTTATGAAACCAGCCTAGGGACTATCGCGTCTAACTTGATTACTATCTCAAATTTTTTGGATCAAATTAGTCTTTCTTCTCCGGAGGGGAAACCTGGAACTTTTCAAGTAACGGGACCTACTGACTGGAGAAATAACTTAAAATCTCTAGAAGAAGCTGTTGTGTCGGGACTTCCTAGTGAAGGAACTCGAGGAGGCATGTTTAACGTTCAAGCTTTAATCCAATCAGATCAGCAATCCTTTGCCGATATGGGCCAAACATACCAGTTAAATTTACAGATGCACCTGACAAGTATGCAGCAGGAATGGACCGTTGTTGCAACTTCACTGCAGGTACTTAATCAAATTTATTTGGGACTGGCTCGAAGCTTGTTAAGATAG
- a CDS encoding KH domain-containing protein has protein sequence MKDFLEYIVKNLVDKPEAVHIKEIEGTNTLILELQVAQPDIGKIIGKEGKTIKAIRSLLVSVASRNNLKVSLEIIEDRR, from the coding sequence ATGAAAGATTTTTTAGAATACATCGTAAAAAACCTCGTTGATAAGCCCGAAGCGGTACACATTAAAGAAATAGAAGGAACAAACACCCTTATCCTGGAGCTTCAAGTTGCACAGCCCGACATCGGGAAAATCATTGGTAAGGAAGGGAAAACTATCAAAGCCATCCGGTCTCTATTAGTGTCTGTTGCTAGCCGGAATAACCTCAAAGTTTCTCTAGAAATCATCGAAGACAGAAGATAA